The sequence below is a genomic window from Gemmatimonadales bacterium.
CAGGCCGTGGCCGAGGGCCAGGCCACCCTCGCCTCCATCGAGGCGCTCGCGCCGGGCGTCGACCTGGACGAGGCGCTGGGCAGCTGGGACCGGGTGCGGGAGCTGATCCGGCAGCAGCAGGCGTCGATGCCCGTCTTCGCCACGGCGCCGGCCATCGTCCGCGAGGGCCTGCTGTTCCCCTACCTCGCCGGCGCGCAGTTCATGCGCGACTTCAACGCGCGGCGGGTGCGGCCGGACGAGGAGCCGTACGGCGACCGGATGCCCGTCTCCACCGCCCAGGTGCTCCACCCGCACGTCTACGCGTCCCACCAGGTGCCCTTCCGCGTCGGCTTCCTCAGGGCAGCCGCGCGCGACACCCTGGTCTACGACGACGACTTCGGCGAGTTCGAGACCCGGATAGCGCTCGAGACCTGGGGCGTGGACACCGCGGTCGCGGTGGCGGCCGCGGCCGGGTGGGACGGCGACCGGTTCGAGGTGCTGGCGAACGCGGACGGCACGGTGGTGGTGTGGGCGAGCGCGTGGACGACGCCCGGCGACGCGGACGAGTTCGGGCGCGCGCTGGTGAGCGGGTGGGGGTCGCGCACCGGCGCGCCGGGGCGGGCGCTCGGGCCCGGGGCGACTGGTGCCGAGTACGGGTCGGGCGCCACTCGACGCCGCTGGAAGGTGGAGCGGGGGGCGCTCCGTGGTGCGGCCGTGGTGCTGCTGACCGACGCACCGGCGGGGTGGAACGGCTGGAGCGTCCCGGCCCTGCGCCGCGTCACCGCGTCGGCGCCGCGCCCCGCGGGGCCGCCGCCGGCGGCGCGCTAGGGCGGGTCGCCGGTGAGGAAGCGGATCTTGGCCGCGTAGTCGCCCGGCGGAATCGGCTGGAACGTCTGCGGATAGGGCGCCAGCTCCAGCAGCCCGATGAGGTAGTTGCCGCAGATGGCGAGGTTGGTCTGGGACGTATGGAGTGTGTCCGGGCACGGTGCCAGGCCGGCGAGCGCCTCGAGGACGACGAGCGCGTCGCCCGCGACGAAGCACTCGGCCGTCGCCGGGCAGCGGCTGTCCGACGGTACGGCGACGAACTTCACGCGCAGGACGCCGTCCACCAGCACTTGGTCGCCGATCTTGAGCGTCACGTCGACCGGGCTCTTGACCTGGGCGACGTGGCTCGGCTCCGTCAGCCAGCGACAGCCGCTGGCGGCGAGGACGAGGGCAATCGCAACGACGAGTCTCATGGTGCGTCGCTCCGCGCGGCCTTCGAGAGTGTAACGTTCCGCGCCCACACCGTCTGACCCCAGGCGCCGGTCCCCGGTCGCCGCGTACGGCGCCCAGCCCGGCCGGTTGCCCGGGACTGGGCCCGCGGATAGCTTTAAAGGCTCATGTTTGAGCAGCTTAGCGAGAAGCTCTCCGCCGTGCTCGGCCAGCTTCGCGGGCGCGGCGTTCTCACGGAAGAGGCTGTCAGGGACGGGCTCGAGACCGTCCGCCGCGCGCTGCTCGAGGCCGATGTCGGCTTCGACGCGGCCCGGCAGTTCAGCGAGCGGGTCCAGGCGCGGGCGGTGGGGGCGCCGGCCCTCAAGACGGTGGCGCCTGGGCAGCAGCTCGTGAAGATCGTCCACGAGGAGCTGGTGCGGCTGCTCGGGGAGCAGGCGGCGGCGATCCGGTTCGCGAGCGTGCCCCCGACGGTGGTTTACCTGGTCGGGCTCCAGGGCTCGGGCAAGACGACCACGGCGGCGAAGCTGGCCAGGCGCCTGGTGGTGGAGCAGAAGGCGCCGTTTCTCGTGGCGGCGGACGTGTACCGGCCGGCGGCGATCGAGCAGCTGGTGGAGCTGGCGGCCCGGGTGAAGGTGGCGGTGCACGCCGAGCCGGGGCAGGCCGACGTGGTTGGGCTGGTCAAGCGCGGCGTGGAGGCTGCGCGCCACGCCCGCGCGCGCACCGTGCTGGTGGACACCGCGGGCCGGCTCGCCATCGACCCGGAGATGATGGCGGAGCTGGAGCGTCTCAAGGCGGCCGTGCCTCCGCACGAGGTGCTGCTGGTGGCCGACGGGATGACCGGCCAGGACGCCGTGCGGATCGCGCGCGGGTTCCACGAGGCGATCGGACTGACCGGCGTGGTGCTGACCAAGATGGACGGGGACGCGCGGGGCGGCGCGGCGCTGTCGATCTACGCGGCGACCGGTGCGCCGATCAAGTACATCGGGACGGGCGAGGGGCTGGACGCGATCGAGCCGTTTCGTCCCGAGCGGATCGCGGGCCGCATGCTGGCGATGGGCGACGTCCTGACCCTGGTGGAGAAGGCCGAGCAGTCGCTCGACCGGGAGAAGGCGGAGCGGCTCGCGCGCAAGGTGACGACGAAGAAGGGGATGGACCTCGCCGACTTTCTCGACGCGTTGCGCGAGATGCAGAAGCTCGGCCCGATCGAATCGCTGCTCGGGATGCTGCCGGGCGTCGGGCGCGAGGCGATGAAGGCGGTCAAGGCCGCCGACCCGAAGCGGATGAAGCACGTCGAGGCGATCGTGCTGGCGATGACGCCCGAGGAACGGAAGAACCCGGACATCCTCAACGGGTCGCGCCGGGCGCGGATCGCGAGGGGATCGGGGCGGCCGGTGCAGGAGATCAACCGGCTGCTGACGCAGTTCAGGGAGATGGGGAAGTTCATGAGGGGCATGAAGGGCGTGAAAGCCGCGGGTTTCCCGCAGCTCGGCCGAGGAGCGAACTGAGATGGCGGTACGGATGCGGTTGCGCAGGGTGGGCCGGAAGCACCAGCCGGCGTTCCGGATCGTGGTGGCGGACCAGGAGTCGCCGCGCGACGGCCGGTTCGTCGAGCTGCTCGGGCACTACTACCCGCGCGGCAAGGGCGGACAGATCGAGCTGGACAAGGAGAAGGTCCTGGCATGGCTGGGCCGGGGCGCCAAGCCGTCGGAGACGGTGGCCTCGCTGCTGAAGAAGGCGGGCTGCTTCGCCGCGACGCTGCCCGAGCCGCCGGTCTCGAAGGCGTAGCACCGGTGAGCGGGCCGACCCATCTGGTGGTCGGTCTCCTCAAGAAGCCGCACGGGGTGAAGGGTGACGCGCTGATCTACCCCGTGACCGACGAGCCGGAGACCGTCTTCGCCATCGGGAAGAGGCTGGTGGTGCTGGACCGGGACGGGCGGGAGACCGGCCGCGAGCTGGTGATCGAGCGGAGCCGGGACTACCACCGCGCCTGGCTGCTGCACTTCGCAGGCATCGACGTGCGCGAGGGCCTGGACGAGCTGCGCGAGCGGCACCTCGCGATTCCGGTCGCGGAGGCCCGGCCGCTCGACGACGGCGAGTTCTACATGCACGAGCTGGTCGGGCTGAAGGTCGCGACGGTCGACGGGGCGGCGGTGGGGACGGTGGCCGAGGTCGTCGAGGCTCCGCAGGGCTGGCTGCTCGACGTGGCCGGGAGCGAGCGGCATCACCTGATCCCCTTCACCCGTGCCGTTGTCGAGCGGGTCGACCGGGCCGGGCAGCTCGTGGTGATCGCGCCGCCGGCGGGCCTGCTGGAGATCTGATGCTGCGCGTGGCGGTGGTCACGCTGTTCCCCGAGTTCTTCACCGAGCCGCTCGGGGTCAGCATCCTGGGACGCGCGGCGGCGAAGGGCCTGGTCGAGTACCGGGTGGTGCGGCTGCGCGACTACACCCACGACCGCCACCAGACCGCCGACGACACGCCGTACGGCGGCGGCGCCGGCATGGTCCTCAGGCCGGAGCCGTTTTTCGAGGCGGTGGAGGACCTCCGGCCGGCGGGTCCCGTGGTGCTGCTGTCGGCGCGCGGGAGGCCGTTCGGGCACGACGAGGCGGTGCGGTACGCGGTCGGCGACGGGCTCACGCTGCTGTGCGGGCACTACAAGGACGTGGACCAGCGGGTGGCCGACCACCTGGCGACCGAGGAGCTGTCGGTCGGCGACTA
It includes:
- the trmD gene encoding tRNA (guanosine(37)-N1)-methyltransferase TrmD — encoded protein: MLRVAVVTLFPEFFTEPLGVSILGRAAAKGLVEYRVVRLRDYTHDRHQTADDTPYGGGAGMVLRPEPFFEAVEDLRPAGPVVLLSARGRPFGHDEAVRYAVGDGLTLLCGHYKDVDQRVADHLATEELSVGDYVLSGGEPAALCVIDAVVRLLPGALGDHESASGDSHYEGLLAPPSYTRPAEYRGHGVPDVLLSGDHGRIAMWRQAEAERLTRERRPDLWARYLERMGE
- the rimM gene encoding ribosome maturation factor RimM (Essential for efficient processing of 16S rRNA), whose protein sequence is MSGPTHLVVGLLKKPHGVKGDALIYPVTDEPETVFAIGKRLVVLDRDGRETGRELVIERSRDYHRAWLLHFAGIDVREGLDELRERHLAIPVAEARPLDDGEFYMHELVGLKVATVDGAAVGTVAEVVEAPQGWLLDVAGSERHHLIPFTRAVVERVDRAGQLVVIAPPAGLLEI
- the ffh gene encoding signal recognition particle protein, giving the protein MFEQLSEKLSAVLGQLRGRGVLTEEAVRDGLETVRRALLEADVGFDAARQFSERVQARAVGAPALKTVAPGQQLVKIVHEELVRLLGEQAAAIRFASVPPTVVYLVGLQGSGKTTTAAKLARRLVVEQKAPFLVAADVYRPAAIEQLVELAARVKVAVHAEPGQADVVGLVKRGVEAARHARARTVLVDTAGRLAIDPEMMAELERLKAAVPPHEVLLVADGMTGQDAVRIARGFHEAIGLTGVVLTKMDGDARGGAALSIYAATGAPIKYIGTGEGLDAIEPFRPERIAGRMLAMGDVLTLVEKAEQSLDREKAERLARKVTTKKGMDLADFLDALREMQKLGPIESLLGMLPGVGREAMKAVKAADPKRMKHVEAIVLAMTPEERKNPDILNGSRRARIARGSGRPVQEINRLLTQFREMGKFMRGMKGVKAAGFPQLGRGAN
- the rpsP gene encoding 30S ribosomal protein S16, whose translation is MAVRMRLRRVGRKHQPAFRIVVADQESPRDGRFVELLGHYYPRGKGGQIELDKEKVLAWLGRGAKPSETVASLLKKAGCFAATLPEPPVSKA